A section of the Candidatus Omnitrophota bacterium genome encodes:
- the rpmF gene encoding 50S ribosomal protein L32, with protein MPKVKHRHSKERGRKRRTHYKATAPSGTECPQCGKTKKPHHVCPYCGYYKGTQVKAIESIEDRKAKREGKKKQ; from the coding sequence ATGCCAAAAGTAAAACATAGACATTCAAAGGAAAGAGGACGTAAGCGCCGTACTCATTATAAGGCGACCGCGCCTTCAGGTACGGAATGTCCCCAGTGTGGAAAGACGAAAAAACCGCATCATGTGTGCCCTTATTGCGGATATTACAAGGGTACCCAGGTCAAGGCCATAGAGTCCATTGAGGACCGCAAGGCGAAGAGAGAAGGAAAGAAAAAGCAG
- a CDS encoding acetate kinase has translation MLVLVINCGSSSVKFDLFDAERDFSDLCKGVVERIGDSSAELRYCCHGKEKIEERVECPDHHRAIEIIRGAITHPEKGILSDVSEVGGVGHRVVHGGEKFSDSTLVNDEVMAGIEKCCVLAPLHNPSAIQGLKSCQAIFPEVHQVAVFDTAFHHSMAEKAYTYGIPYEFYEKYGVRKYGFHGTSHRYVAGKAAEILARPITELNIITVHLGNGCSMAAVEKGKSVDTSMGLTPLEGLLMGTRSGDLDPALITFLMKKEGLDPEAMEDLLNKKSGLMGVSGVSNDMRDILGAMEKGDPRAKLAYDIFVYRIRKYIGAYAAVLGRVDAVVFTAGIGENVPAIKEELKRDLRPLLGQKTEFLTIGTNEELLIARDAYRIVVEQMKKEQPDTGAIHKILTGVKTIASTLLDKIKGGDKKCQK, from the coding sequence ATGCTGGTACTTGTAATAAATTGTGGTTCGTCATCCGTGAAGTTCGATCTTTTTGACGCCGAAAGGGACTTTTCCGACCTTTGTAAGGGAGTGGTCGAAAGGATAGGGGACAGTTCCGCGGAGCTCCGATACTGCTGCCACGGGAAGGAGAAGATAGAGGAGCGTGTTGAGTGCCCTGATCACCACAGGGCCATAGAGATAATACGTGGCGCGATAACGCATCCGGAGAAAGGTATCCTTTCCGATGTCAGCGAAGTGGGAGGCGTAGGGCACAGGGTCGTGCATGGGGGAGAGAAATTCAGCGACAGCACCTTGGTCAACGATGAAGTGATGGCCGGGATAGAAAAATGCTGCGTTCTGGCGCCGCTGCATAACCCTTCGGCCATACAAGGCCTTAAAAGCTGCCAGGCGATATTCCCGGAGGTGCATCAGGTAGCTGTTTTTGATACGGCGTTCCATCATTCGATGGCGGAAAAGGCGTACACGTACGGTATACCATATGAGTTCTATGAAAAATACGGGGTCAGGAAATACGGTTTTCACGGCACCAGCCACAGGTATGTTGCCGGAAAGGCCGCCGAGATATTGGCGCGCCCCATAACCGAGCTGAATATAATCACCGTGCATCTTGGTAACGGGTGCAGCATGGCCGCTGTGGAAAAGGGTAAGAGCGTGGATACTTCCATGGGGCTTACCCCGCTGGAAGGGCTTCTCATGGGGACAAGGTCCGGGGACCTGGACCCCGCGCTCATCACGTTCCTTATGAAGAAAGAGGGCCTTGATCCGGAAGCCATGGAAGACCTCCTGAACAAGAAAAGCGGGCTTATGGGTGTCTCAGGAGTAAGTAACGATATGAGGGATATACTGGGAGCCATGGAGAAAGGTGATCCCAGGGCCAAGCTCGCGTATGATATATTCGTCTACCGTATAAGGAAATACATAGGCGCGTATGCCGCCGTGCTAGGCAGGGTGGACGCTGTTGTTTTCACCGCGGGTATAGGGGAGAACGTACCCGCGATAAAAGAAGAGCTCAAGAGGGACCTGAGGCCGCTTCTGGGCCAGAAGACGGAATTTTTGACGATAGGAACGAATGAAGAACTCCTGATAGCCAGGGACGCTTACAGGATAGTCGTAGAACAGATGAAAAAAGAACAACCCGACACGGGGGCTATACATAAGATACTCACCGGGGTCAAAACCATAGCCAGTACTTTATTGGACAAGATCAAAGGAGGAGATAAAAAATGCCAAAAGTAA
- the pta gene encoding phosphate acetyltransferase, giving the protein MKRLLALREKAKKEIRKIVLPEGEDERVLRAASYMAKEKITDVTVLGKEDDIRGMAKKLSIDLGGVALLDPATDPAREEIIDLYFKLRERKGVTREDAEKLLMGNFVFYGAMMARLGRADGFVSGASHTTADVARASIQCLSLDREIGTVCSSFVIELEDSPFGENGLFIYADCGIIPYPNSRQLAGIAIATSDLFNKLFDVEPRVALLSFSTKGSAEGESVDLVRAALGKVKEKRPSMLVDGELQLDAAIVPSVAEKKCKGSPVAGKANVLIFPSLDAGNIAYKLTERLAGAKAIGPIIQGMDKPCSDLSRGCSWDDVVDAAVVTAVRMQGK; this is encoded by the coding sequence ATGAAAAGACTCTTAGCTCTCAGGGAAAAGGCGAAAAAGGAGATAAGGAAGATAGTCCTGCCCGAAGGAGAGGACGAAAGGGTGCTGCGTGCCGCTTCTTACATGGCGAAAGAAAAGATAACGGACGTTACCGTGCTCGGCAAAGAGGACGATATCCGCGGTATGGCCAAGAAACTTTCGATAGATCTGGGGGGGGTCGCTCTTCTTGATCCCGCTACTGATCCCGCGAGAGAAGAGATAATAGACCTGTATTTCAAGCTGAGAGAGAGAAAAGGCGTTACCAGGGAAGATGCCGAAAAACTTCTTATGGGCAACTTCGTTTTTTACGGGGCCATGATGGCCAGGCTCGGCCGGGCCGACGGGTTCGTGTCGGGAGCCTCGCACACCACGGCGGATGTAGCCAGGGCCTCCATACAATGTTTGTCCCTTGACAGGGAAATAGGCACTGTATGCAGCTCTTTCGTGATTGAATTGGAAGACAGCCCGTTCGGAGAGAACGGGCTTTTTATATATGCCGACTGCGGTATAATCCCTTACCCGAATTCAAGGCAGCTTGCCGGTATAGCCATAGCGACAAGCGATCTTTTCAATAAACTTTTCGACGTGGAGCCCAGGGTGGCTCTTCTCAGTTTTTCCACTAAGGGTAGCGCGGAAGGCGAGTCCGTGGACCTCGTGAGGGCGGCTTTGGGGAAGGTCAAGGAAAAGCGCCCGTCCATGCTGGTCGACGGGGAGCTCCAGCTCGACGCGGCGATAGTTCCTTCCGTGGCGGAAAAGAAATGTAAGGGCAGCCCGGTGGCGGGTAAAGCGAATGTATTGATCTTCCCATCGCTGGACGCCGGTAATATAGCGTATAAACTTACCGAGCGGCTTGCCGGAGCCAAGGCCATCGGACCGATAATCCAGGGTATGGACAAGCCGTGTAGTGATCTGTCGCGCGGATGCAGCTGGGATGATGTCGTTGACGCGGCGGTGGTAACGGCGGTAAGGATGCAGGGAAAGTGA
- the coaD gene encoding pantetheine-phosphate adenylyltransferase, protein MNRIAVYPGTFDPVTYGHIDVVKRVSSIYDKVYVAVAHSRDKKPLFTVTERMDMLRNAVSAYENVTVEDFDGLVVKYAALRSAKVVVRGLRMISDFEYEFQMALTNRKLAPDIETVFMMPNESYSYLSSKLIKEVARLGADVSSFVPKNVEIKLKEKMEI, encoded by the coding sequence ATGAACAGGATAGCTGTATATCCGGGTACTTTCGATCCAGTAACGTACGGTCATATTGACGTCGTTAAGAGGGTCAGCTCCATATATGACAAAGTATATGTGGCCGTAGCGCATTCACGGGATAAAAAACCGCTTTTTACCGTCACTGAACGTATGGATATGCTTAGAAACGCGGTCTCCGCCTATGAGAATGTCACTGTGGAGGATTTTGACGGGTTGGTGGTCAAATACGCGGCTTTGAGGTCCGCGAAGGTCGTGGTGCGCGGGCTCAGGATGATATCGGATTTTGAATATGAGTTCCAGATGGCGCTAACGAACAGGAAACTGGCGCCGGATATAGAGACCGTGTTCATGATGCCGAACGAGTCGTATTCATACCTGTCCAGTAAGCTTATCAAGGAAGTGGCGCGGCTCGGGGCGGACGTTTCGAGTTTTGTCCCGAAGAACGTGGAAATAAAACTGAAGGAAAAGATGGAAATATGA
- the rsmD gene encoding 16S rRNA (guanine(966)-N(2))-methyltransferase RsmD produces the protein MREEGYLRIVGGEFRGRRIKRPVLGSVRPTKDRIREAVFNVIASDVPGSIVLDLFAGSGAYGFEAISRGAQKAVFVESDPRCSLVIKDNAGNLDVKDKTGILSADAESVIMKMAGREERYNIIFADPPYNKNLARKTLLMINQYDILMPSGILILEHDVAEDVPDVCGGISILKQKTYGGTRVSFFLRDQS, from the coding sequence ATGCGCGAGGAAGGATACCTTCGCATAGTCGGAGGGGAGTTCAGGGGGCGAAGGATAAAACGTCCAGTACTCGGTTCGGTCCGGCCAACGAAGGACCGGATACGCGAAGCGGTCTTCAACGTGATCGCCAGCGATGTCCCGGGATCTATTGTGCTGGATCTTTTCGCCGGTAGTGGCGCATATGGGTTCGAGGCGATCTCAAGAGGGGCGCAAAAAGCCGTTTTTGTGGAATCGGACCCCAGATGCTCGTTGGTCATTAAAGACAATGCCGGTAATTTGGATGTAAAAGATAAAACAGGTATTTTAAGCGCGGATGCTGAGTCGGTTATCATGAAAATGGCCGGTCGGGAAGAGCGTTACAACATCATCTTCGCCGACCCGCCATATAACAAAAATTTGGCCAGAAAAACCTTGCTAATGATAAATCAATATGATATATTAATGCCTTCTGGAATACTAATATTAGAACATGACGTGGCGGAGGATGTCCCTGATGTCTGTGGGGGCATTTCTATTTTAAAACAAAAGACTTACGGCGGAACCAGGGTGTCTTTTTTTCTTAGAGACCAATCATGA